The Streptomyces sp. NBC_00490 genome includes a region encoding these proteins:
- a CDS encoding AfsA-related hotdog domain-containing protein codes for MSQHAVLGALDTTAVARRLVHSEHPHSAPAGEQRFVLRDDMPLGHPLFNDTPGLHDPLVFVELVRRAGLHVGHRHFGVPVERPALFYRFALRVSDPAVWQDCAEGARLALEMRAEPTRTVAGVPRSLRLGGTLRLEGAEACTGSAELVFVTPTVARNHRATSRLGALVRTPDAGGPRPGTRPAAPSLVGRCTPDNVVVSEPVRQASTLTTTVLVDPSHPVFFTEATDSVPGLLLVEALRQSTLLAVASDGAAPCATALTWLSVHLRGHAELDLPLTCTARSAPGGIDALGRRLTRVLLTLRQAGRTTAQAEAVTAEAG; via the coding sequence ATGTCCCAGCACGCAGTCCTCGGCGCTCTGGACACCACCGCTGTCGCCCGGCGCCTGGTCCACAGCGAGCACCCGCACAGCGCCCCGGCCGGTGAACAGCGCTTCGTCCTGCGCGACGACATGCCGCTCGGGCACCCGCTGTTCAACGACACCCCGGGCCTGCACGACCCCCTGGTCTTCGTGGAGCTGGTCCGCCGGGCCGGCCTGCACGTCGGGCACCGTCACTTCGGGGTGCCGGTCGAACGGCCCGCGCTGTTCTACCGGTTCGCACTGCGCGTGTCCGATCCCGCCGTCTGGCAGGACTGCGCCGAGGGCGCCCGGCTGGCTCTGGAGATGCGGGCCGAGCCGACCCGGACGGTGGCCGGTGTGCCGCGCAGCCTGCGGCTGGGCGGGACGTTGCGGCTGGAGGGCGCCGAAGCCTGCACCGGCTCGGCCGAACTCGTCTTCGTCACCCCGACGGTGGCCCGCAACCACCGCGCCACCAGTCGCCTCGGGGCCCTGGTCCGCACGCCCGACGCCGGCGGTCCACGCCCCGGCACCCGGCCCGCCGCCCCCTCGCTGGTCGGCCGGTGCACCCCGGACAACGTGGTCGTCTCGGAGCCGGTGCGTCAGGCGTCGACGCTCACCACGACCGTCCTGGTGGACCCGTCCCACCCGGTCTTCTTCACGGAGGCCACCGACTCGGTACCCGGCCTGCTGCTCGTGGAGGCCCTGCGCCAGAGCACGTTGCTGGCCGTCGCCTCCGACGGGGCCGCGCCGTGCGCGACGGCCCTGACGTGGCTGTCGGTCCACCTGCGCGGCCACGCCGAACTGGACCTGCCCCTCACCTGCACCGCCCGCAGCGCGCCCGGCGGGATCGATGCCCTGGGCCGCCGCCTGACCCGGGTCCTGCTCACCCTGCGCCAGGCAGGACGGACCACCGCGCAGGCGGAGGCGGTGACGGCGGAGGCCGGGTGA
- a CDS encoding DegT/DnrJ/EryC1/StrS family aminotransferase — translation MNSVATPAPAGAQTAAGVPFFSQAATFERLWPQIAAHTSDVLERGKYSHGRKVLELERAIAEYTGARHAIAVNNGTDALVLLLRAAGVQRGDEVVVPAFTFAATATSVALAGATPVFADVDPVTYAMDPASFARAVTERTKAVMPAHLFTQLADMDAIGEIAAAHGVTVLEDSAESIGMRWNGKHAGLLGRGGVLSFFPTKTLGAIGDAGMILTDDEEVAERAGILRHHGRMGKTIDHIAGISNLSGASGTNSKMDDIQAAVLLAKLTDLDRDIARRAQLAEAYTERLKDIPGVLRVPTVVERAVPTTPVFYVYEIEVERRDELVAHLTARGIGTETYYPIPLHVQPCFAELGYSEGDFPVAEAACRNAVALPFYPDLTEAQLDLVADAVRDFFQGSQL, via the coding sequence GTGAACAGTGTGGCGACGCCGGCCCCGGCCGGCGCACAGACCGCGGCCGGGGTGCCGTTCTTCTCCCAGGCGGCCACCTTCGAACGGCTGTGGCCGCAGATCGCGGCCCACACCTCGGACGTGCTGGAACGCGGCAAGTACTCGCACGGCCGCAAGGTCCTGGAACTGGAACGCGCGATCGCCGAGTACACCGGGGCCCGGCACGCCATCGCCGTGAACAACGGCACCGACGCCCTGGTGCTCCTGCTGCGGGCGGCCGGCGTGCAGCGCGGCGACGAGGTGGTGGTGCCCGCCTTCACCTTCGCGGCGACCGCCACATCGGTGGCCCTGGCCGGAGCCACGCCGGTCTTCGCCGACGTCGACCCGGTGACGTACGCGATGGACCCGGCGTCCTTCGCCCGTGCGGTGACCGAGCGCACGAAGGCCGTCATGCCGGCCCATCTGTTCACCCAGCTCGCCGACATGGACGCGATCGGCGAGATCGCCGCCGCGCACGGCGTGACCGTCCTGGAGGACAGCGCCGAGTCGATCGGCATGCGCTGGAACGGCAAGCACGCCGGCCTCCTCGGGCGCGGTGGCGTCCTGTCGTTCTTCCCCACCAAGACCCTCGGCGCCATCGGCGACGCGGGCATGATCCTCACCGACGACGAGGAAGTCGCCGAGCGGGCCGGGATCCTGCGCCACCACGGTCGTATGGGCAAGACCATCGACCACATCGCCGGCATCTCCAACCTGTCCGGCGCCTCCGGCACCAACTCCAAGATGGACGACATCCAGGCGGCCGTCCTCCTGGCGAAACTGACGGACCTGGACCGCGACATCGCCCGCCGCGCCCAGCTCGCCGAGGCCTACACCGAGCGCCTCAAGGACATCCCGGGCGTCCTGCGCGTGCCCACCGTCGTGGAGCGCGCGGTCCCCACCACCCCGGTCTTCTACGTCTACGAGATCGAGGTCGAGCGGCGCGACGAACTCGTCGCCCACCTGACCGCGCGCGGCATCGGCACCGAGACGTACTACCCGATCCCGCTGCACGTACAGCCCTGCTTCGCCGAACTCGGCTACAGCGAGGGCGACTTCCCGGTCGCGGAGGCCGCCTGCCGCAACGCCGTGGCGCTGCCGTTCTATCCGGACCTGACCGAGGCACAGCTCGACCTCGTCGCCGACGCCGTCCGGGATTTCTTCCAGGGGAGCCAGCTGTGA
- a CDS encoding DegT/DnrJ/EryC1/StrS family aminotransferase, with the protein MRTLPFFPPDLFEADRDALLKAMFDVGTDPEQRFILGRRTAEFEQEIKKATGAHDVVACGSGTGGLELAVGALDIGPGDEVIVPAFCCQPVASSVINAGATPVFADVDPWTMVIDPDSVESLITERTRAVLPAHLFNIMADMPRINEIARHHDIAVIEDAAVVQGAELDGVPAGRWGTLGVFSFFQVKAFGTAGEGGVVLTDDPELARAVRMLRNHGQDGVNRFLHHRVGRNSRFDEVIAAFQMHRLPTLADRLERRATIADYYTERFAPLAERGVKAPPAGRNGRCFYVYSIQVSRREDLRAYLTEHGIGSHVYYPTPLPLQPAFNAWAPEGADWPNARWASRSNLAIPIWPHLTDADVERIADTICDFFA; encoded by the coding sequence GTGAGGACACTGCCCTTCTTCCCGCCCGACCTCTTCGAGGCGGACCGCGACGCGTTGCTCAAGGCGATGTTCGACGTGGGCACCGACCCCGAGCAGCGCTTCATCCTCGGCCGCCGCACCGCCGAGTTCGAGCAGGAGATCAAGAAGGCCACCGGCGCCCACGACGTCGTGGCGTGCGGCAGCGGCACCGGCGGCCTGGAACTGGCCGTCGGCGCCCTGGACATCGGGCCCGGCGACGAGGTCATCGTCCCCGCGTTCTGCTGCCAGCCGGTCGCATCGTCCGTCATCAACGCGGGCGCCACACCCGTCTTCGCCGACGTCGACCCGTGGACGATGGTCATCGACCCCGACTCGGTGGAGTCCCTCATCACCGAGCGCACCCGCGCGGTGCTGCCGGCCCACCTGTTCAACATCATGGCGGACATGCCGCGGATCAACGAGATCGCGCGGCACCACGACATCGCGGTGATCGAGGACGCGGCCGTCGTCCAGGGCGCGGAACTCGACGGGGTCCCGGCCGGCCGCTGGGGCACCCTCGGCGTCTTCTCCTTCTTCCAGGTCAAGGCGTTCGGCACGGCCGGCGAGGGCGGCGTCGTCCTCACCGACGACCCCGAACTGGCCCGCGCCGTGCGGATGCTGCGCAACCACGGTCAGGACGGCGTGAACCGCTTCCTGCACCACCGCGTCGGCCGCAACAGCCGCTTCGACGAGGTCATCGCGGCCTTCCAGATGCACCGGCTGCCCACCCTCGCCGACCGCCTGGAACGCCGCGCCACCATCGCGGACTACTACACCGAGCGGTTCGCCCCGCTGGCCGAGCGAGGCGTCAAAGCGCCGCCCGCCGGCCGCAACGGCCGCTGCTTCTACGTCTATTCGATCCAGGTGTCCCGCCGCGAGGACCTTCGCGCCTACCTGACCGAGCACGGCATCGGCTCGCACGTCTACTACCCCACGCCGCTGCCGCTGCAGCCCGCCTTCAACGCCTGGGCCCCCGAGGGTGCCGACTGGCCGAACGCGCGCTGGGCCAGCCGGTCGAACCTGGCCATCCCGATCTGGCCGCACCTGACCGACGCCGACGTCGAGCGCATCGCCGACACCATCTGCGACTTCTTCGCCTAA
- a CDS encoding class I SAM-dependent methyltransferase — protein sequence MTTTVQSADASQEYVFDSSWDKETERLITNEAIWDPGTFERFEKLGVSEGWHVLEVGAGSGAAARRLAQLVGPTGRAVAADLKTVRLLEDQKKGTLDVWEIDIREDELPENSFDLVHARMLVQHLPGRQAVIDKFVRALRPGGLLFLEDTDSSTLFRSASGEDFLQDVRAAGYGLMREAGHDPRGGHVDLELALASGLEDVTAEGRVVMVRGGSEQARHYQLWLEFMAPQIVAAGLVTQERITEAITEMGDPSHNWLSQVQISTVGRKPRTA from the coding sequence ATGACGACAACCGTCCAGAGCGCCGACGCCTCACAGGAGTACGTCTTCGACTCCTCGTGGGACAAGGAGACCGAGCGGCTGATCACCAACGAGGCCATCTGGGACCCGGGCACCTTCGAGCGCTTCGAGAAACTCGGCGTGAGCGAGGGCTGGCATGTCCTGGAGGTCGGCGCCGGCTCCGGCGCGGCCGCCCGCCGCCTCGCCCAGCTGGTCGGACCCACCGGCCGGGCGGTCGCCGCCGACCTGAAGACCGTGCGCCTGCTCGAGGACCAGAAAAAGGGCACCCTCGACGTCTGGGAGATCGACATCCGCGAGGACGAACTCCCCGAGAACTCCTTCGACCTGGTGCACGCGCGGATGCTGGTGCAGCACCTGCCCGGCCGCCAGGCCGTCATCGACAAGTTCGTGCGCGCCCTGCGCCCCGGCGGCCTGCTGTTCCTGGAGGACACCGACTCCTCCACCCTGTTCCGCTCCGCGTCCGGCGAGGACTTCCTCCAGGACGTACGCGCTGCCGGCTACGGACTGATGCGCGAAGCCGGCCACGACCCGCGCGGCGGCCACGTCGACCTGGAACTGGCGCTCGCCTCCGGCCTCGAGGACGTCACCGCCGAGGGCCGCGTGGTCATGGTGCGCGGTGGCTCCGAACAGGCCCGCCACTACCAGCTGTGGCTGGAGTTCATGGCCCCCCAGATCGTCGCCGCCGGCCTGGTCACCCAGGAACGCATCACCGAGGCGATCACCGAGATGGGCGACCCGTCCCACAACTGGCTCAGCCAGGTCCAGATATCCACCGTCGGCCGCAAGCCCCGCACGGCCTGA
- a CDS encoding UbiA family prenyltransferase, with amino-acid sequence MSQAIAVKPTGRLRAYARLAKLSFFDYYLAAPVVWALLPSDLRNDPKVLWTLVVTTLGWVAMTAATVAFDDVHGFRDGSDDVNYDPKAALRNRERKPLLNGDLTEHQALRFGYLALLASLLWMGVAVAIAPHTPAWVLLLIPFQVAISVQYSHGMRLSYRGGQELVLLLSPGLMALIPYGLVDGHFTGVIALETYLIGVWSLLVSVYSNVNDREGDRAAGRKNLATVLTPSAYSVAIALISLTETAALLIAWAADAVPGWFLLCMVPVLVMRARQLRAGLGQNNALLARKLGVDTHRLGVAALLIANLLVIR; translated from the coding sequence ATGAGCCAGGCCATCGCGGTCAAGCCGACCGGGCGGCTGCGCGCCTACGCGCGGCTGGCGAAGCTGTCGTTCTTCGACTACTACCTGGCCGCGCCGGTCGTATGGGCGCTGCTGCCCTCCGATCTGCGAAACGACCCGAAGGTGCTCTGGACGCTGGTCGTCACCACGCTCGGCTGGGTGGCGATGACCGCGGCGACGGTCGCCTTCGACGACGTGCACGGCTTCAGGGACGGCAGCGACGACGTCAACTACGACCCGAAAGCCGCGCTGCGCAACCGTGAGCGCAAGCCGCTGCTCAACGGTGACCTGACGGAACACCAGGCGCTGCGGTTCGGATATCTGGCCCTGCTGGCCAGCCTGCTCTGGATGGGCGTCGCGGTGGCCATCGCCCCGCACACCCCGGCCTGGGTGCTCCTGCTGATCCCGTTCCAGGTGGCGATCAGCGTCCAGTACTCGCACGGAATGCGGCTCAGCTACCGCGGCGGTCAGGAACTGGTGCTGCTGCTGAGCCCCGGCCTGATGGCGCTGATCCCCTACGGCCTGGTCGACGGCCACTTCACCGGCGTCATCGCGCTGGAGACGTATCTGATCGGCGTCTGGTCGCTGCTGGTGTCGGTGTACTCCAACGTCAACGACCGCGAAGGCGACCGTGCGGCCGGCCGCAAGAACCTCGCCACCGTGCTGACGCCGTCCGCCTACTCCGTGGCCATCGCCCTGATCTCGCTGACCGAGACCGCGGCGCTGCTGATCGCCTGGGCGGCCGACGCCGTCCCCGGCTGGTTCCTGCTGTGCATGGTCCCGGTCCTGGTGATGCGGGCCCGGCAACTGCGAGCGGGCCTGGGCCAGAACAACGCGCTGCTGGCCCGCAAGCTCGGCGTCGACACCCACCGACTCGGGGTGGCGGCACTGCTGATCGCCAACCTGCTCGTCATCCGCTGA